A genomic region of Pirellulales bacterium contains the following coding sequences:
- a CDS encoding AI-2E family transporter — MNQERIVQVFFFGFLALITWELYQVFEPFLMPIAWAILLAFLAHPALIELDRYIRSRTTSALIITLIVALGVVLPAVWLSERLVNEAQTLYGAASNLSTMGSLDRAGTWLRETRVGAHLANTLARHGIRLEDEIKSVGLRSAKVISDYLLAHSGSAASNLASLVLHFGIALLTFFYLLRDGESYYEGLRALTPLHEQDKAVIFDTLGATLSSVMRGLMLTAVLDGVTLGLGYLVCGVPYWAFLALLTAAAGLLPFGGTALVWVPAMIYLGYSSTWVSAIGLGIWSMIALAIIDNFIKPLAMRHGTGLPTLALFFGLAGGIEAYGPLGIFAGPAVIAIFAALLRVYERTYVTDSAGSVIAVAPPPVDEPRVQRIDPVPQPELKKETP, encoded by the coding sequence ATGAATCAGGAGCGTATCGTACAAGTTTTCTTCTTCGGTTTCCTGGCCCTCATTACGTGGGAACTGTACCAGGTATTCGAACCGTTTCTGATGCCGATAGCGTGGGCGATTCTGCTCGCGTTCCTGGCGCACCCGGCATTGATCGAACTCGACCGCTACATCCGCAGCCGAACCACTTCCGCCTTGATCATCACGCTTATCGTTGCGCTGGGCGTGGTGCTGCCAGCGGTTTGGCTCTCGGAGCGTCTCGTCAACGAGGCGCAGACCCTTTACGGAGCGGCTTCCAACCTCTCGACCATGGGCAGTCTCGACCGCGCCGGAACATGGCTCCGTGAAACCCGGGTGGGCGCGCATCTGGCCAACACGCTGGCGCGTCACGGCATTCGGCTGGAAGACGAAATCAAAAGCGTGGGCCTCCGATCGGCGAAGGTGATCAGCGACTATCTGCTGGCCCACAGCGGGTCGGCTGCGAGCAATCTGGCAAGCCTCGTGTTGCATTTTGGCATCGCATTGCTGACGTTCTTTTACCTGCTACGCGACGGCGAGTCGTACTACGAGGGTCTGCGCGCCCTTACCCCTTTGCACGAGCAGGACAAGGCCGTCATCTTCGATACGCTCGGCGCTACGCTGTCGTCCGTGATGCGCGGGCTGATGCTCACCGCGGTGCTCGACGGCGTCACTCTGGGACTCGGCTACCTGGTCTGCGGGGTTCCATATTGGGCCTTCCTGGCCTTGCTCACGGCGGCCGCGGGACTGCTGCCGTTTGGCGGCACCGCCCTCGTGTGGGTACCGGCCATGATCTACCTCGGTTACAGTTCGACGTGGGTAAGCGCCATCGGACTTGGGATTTGGTCGATGATTGCGCTTGCGATTATCGACAACTTCATCAAGCCCCTGGCGATGCGCCATGGCACCGGCTTGCCGACTCTCGCGCTCTTCTTTGGCCTCGCCGGGGGAATCGAAGCCTACGGTCCATTGGGGATTTTCGCCGGACCCGCGGTGATCGCGATATTTGCAGCGCTGCTGCGGGTTTACGAGCGAACCTATGTGACCGATAGCGCCGGATCGGTGATCGCCGTGGCCCCACCGCCCGTTGACGAACCCCGGGTGCAACGAATCGATCCGGTGCCCCAGCCGGAACTTAAAAAGGAGACTCCATGA
- a CDS encoding SDR family NAD(P)-dependent oxidoreductase, with product MKYAIVTGGARGLGLGIVRALLDEKAVDQVAVIDLKLAPPPAEIASKVHGFTADATDETQVHAAVEAIAAKLGPHPDVLCNNAGGGEANWFEKGQQEEWHSVEIWRRYVELNLNSVYLVSKEIVPRMKSGAAICNTSSIAGMLATPLLAAYAAAKAGVISYTRSLALQLGPKGIRVNAVAPGLIYTKIWEELGAAIGGGQDRARLAFDAAVRTLVPLGREQTPEDIGRTVAWLCSDRAENVTGQVIAIDGGIVLGRPPLRSA from the coding sequence ATGAAATACGCAATCGTCACCGGAGGCGCACGCGGCCTCGGCCTCGGTATCGTTCGCGCCCTGCTGGATGAAAAGGCTGTCGATCAAGTCGCGGTTATCGATCTAAAGCTGGCGCCGCCACCGGCCGAAATCGCGAGCAAAGTACATGGCTTCACTGCGGATGCCACCGACGAAACGCAGGTCCACGCTGCTGTGGAGGCGATTGCCGCCAAGCTTGGCCCCCATCCGGATGTGCTGTGCAATAACGCCGGCGGAGGCGAAGCCAATTGGTTCGAGAAGGGCCAGCAAGAGGAATGGCACAGCGTCGAGATCTGGCGTCGCTATGTCGAACTTAACCTCAATTCGGTCTATCTCGTGAGCAAGGAAATCGTTCCGCGGATGAAGTCGGGCGCGGCGATATGCAACACTTCCTCGATTGCTGGAATGTTGGCCACACCATTGCTGGCGGCCTATGCCGCGGCCAAGGCGGGCGTCATTTCGTACACCCGCTCGCTTGCCCTGCAACTCGGTCCCAAAGGTATTCGCGTTAACGCTGTTGCACCGGGACTGATTTACACCAAGATCTGGGAAGAACTAGGTGCGGCGATAGGCGGCGGTCAGGATCGGGCGCGGCTGGCCTTCGATGCCGCCGTGCGCACGTTGGTGCCACTTGGCCGCGAGCAAACACCCGAGGATATTGGCCGCACAGTCGCTTGGCTGTGCTCGGACCGTGCGGAAAACGTCACCGGACAGGTGATAGCGATCGACGGGGGCATCGTGCTCGGGCGACCGCCGTTGCGATCAGCCTGA
- a CDS encoding c-type cytochrome encodes MALKRLGLWNLAAVLVLGGAIVGLSSNVARAQDDSSLGPRGQVNSAQLDFRQYCAQCHGMDGTGDGPVSPALKKKPANLTLLSKNNGGVFPAEEVRNFINGTSTAEGHGTREMPIWGYAFMYRPGTSGPPLTKDQVNRKIERLVKYVQTLQVQ; translated from the coding sequence ATGGCGCTTAAACGTCTTGGATTGTGGAACTTGGCAGCCGTTTTGGTGTTGGGCGGCGCTATCGTGGGCTTATCTTCGAATGTGGCTCGAGCCCAGGACGACTCATCTCTGGGACCTCGGGGACAGGTTAATTCGGCGCAATTGGATTTTCGCCAGTATTGCGCGCAATGCCATGGAATGGACGGCACAGGGGACGGTCCAGTCTCTCCCGCGCTGAAAAAGAAGCCGGCTAATCTGACCCTGTTGTCGAAGAATAACGGTGGCGTTTTCCCGGCGGAAGAAGTGCGCAACTTCATCAATGGCACCTCGACCGCCGAGGGTCACGGAACGCGCGAAATGCCTATCTGGGGATATGCTTTCATGTATCGGCCCGGAACCAGTGGGCCACCGCTGACCAAGGACCAGGTAAATCGCAAGATTGAACGGTTGGTCAAATACGTGCAGACGCTTCAGGTTCAATAA